From the genome of Zalophus californianus isolate mZalCal1 chromosome 5, mZalCal1.pri.v2, whole genome shotgun sequence:
GAAAAACAAAGAGTCCTTTCAACACCTTGTTTCATGAGCCAACATACTTTCtagataaaataaaagacatttacaaTCATTAAAAGTTTCTATCTCCTAATAAAGATGTACAGTATCTTCTCTAAGAAAGAAAGGACCTACTCATCCTTATTTAGCTGCCCCATATGAGAACCAAAGTCTATGACATGAGGTTGGAGGTTATCAGAAGTGGATCTTCTGGAGACTCTCACACCACAGGCAGGAAAGGGTGTGGGGGTAAATGCTGGTGCTGTCTTCTTAGATTTCCACCAAGAAGAAGTATTATTTTCATaacattacagataaagaaaactgaagcaagataaggaaaaaataatgtggGCAGAAAAGTTTGGAAAGAAGAATTAGGCTTTGAAGTTAGTCTGGAAGAATGAAAAGTGTCTAAGGAAGAAGGGCTTCCCAAGATAAGGGAAGAGTCTGAGCAAGGGCAAACTATTTCTAGTCAGAAGTTCAAAAAATgcctggaaagaaagagaagggcacCTGGCTACAATATTATGGCCAGGAATGTGGTTCTTCCTGTCCATAATAGCATATCCCAAGCCACCCCTCATTGTGCtaattcttattctttccttcttctctcctccccatagTGTCTTCTACTGCTTCAGTCATGGGTCAATCTTCCTGTTCCATATCCTCTCATAGAAAGGGTGGTGATTTGGCTTACAGctttgagaaattttttaaggaattcaaGCTGGAAAGAAAAATTCTCTCTCAGGAAACCATCACCTTGATTCAATCACAAGTGGTGAAGTGGGACCTTCAGAGAGCAGTTTCTGTAATCAGTGATGCATTGAGAGACATGGAGAATGCCCCAGTAAACATTGCTGTGACTGGGGAGTCTGGGACAGGGAAGTCCAGCTTTATCAATGCCCTGTGGAGAGTGGGTCACGAGGATGATGGGGCTGCCCCTGTTGGGGTAGTGGAGACAACCTTTAAGAGAACTCCATACAAACACCCAAAGTTTCCCAATGTAACATTATGGGACCTGCCCAGTGTGAGGACTACTACCTTACAGCCAcagaaatatctaaataaaatgaaatttggtGAATATGATTTCTTTATTATCATCTCTGCTACATGCTTTAAGGACAATGATCTGTATCTGGCTACAgcaattagaaaaatgaagaaaaattttgtcCAAAGTAAAGTAGACAGTTATTTACATAACCTAGAAATGAGTAAACCCAACACATTTGATAAGCATGAAATCCTGCAAAGGATCTGCAATGACCATGTGACACATTTGCAGGAGGCCAATGTGAGTGATCCTCAGATCTTCTTAGTCTCCAGCCTTGAGTTGTCTGGCTATGATTTCTAAAGACTGGAGACCACCCTTCTGAGGGAGCTCCC
Proteins encoded in this window:
- the LOC113929910 gene encoding LOW QUALITY PROTEIN: T-cell-specific guanine nucleotide triphosphate-binding protein 2-like (The sequence of the model RefSeq protein was modified relative to this genomic sequence to represent the inferred CDS: inserted 2 bases in 1 codon; substituted 1 base at 1 genomic stop codon), whose amino-acid sequence is MEFSHFLSFLSQFQRTHCQRMEYKLPGIPIVSSTASVMGQSSCSISSHRKGGDLAYSFEKFFKEFKLERKILSQETITLIQSQVVKWDLQRAVSVISDALRDMENAPVNIAVTGESGTGKSSFINALWRVGHEDDGAAPVGVVETTFKRTPYKHPKFPNVTLWDLPSVRTTTLQPQKYLNKMKFGEYDFFIIISATCFKDNDLYLATAIRKMKKNFVQSKVDSYLHNLEMSKPNTFDKHEILQRICNDHVTHLQEANVSDPQIFLVSSLELSGYDFXRLETTLLRELPVPKHHIFMQYLPKVMETATDWRRDSLRWKIWLEALKAGTSTPNPFLGLISDNDVEKLEETLTLYRSYSGLDDASLEIMAKDLHVSVEKLKAKLRSPHLLSLEKDDELLGEKLLRYVEKFCSVSGQPIATGXFRKIFYLQNYFLETVVSDVKVLLKKEEIFKDSMGSGQAYLLKDVGNYNGKSETASS